The sequence GTTTTGTCTGCGTTTCTCAGACAAAAAATACACATATTTttcgaattgttttttttttttgcaaaacccTACCTACACaccaaaaacaattgcaactttCCGTCACATCGGAAACAAAACATTTACGAAGTTGACGTATTTGAGTAACTTTCAaaatttattctatttatttCTACGTATAAACTGATTCAGACGCAAGTATTATAGAAAGGTTACTCTGTACTCAAGCGAAGCAAAGACAATTTAATTATACGTAGATAATTAAATTTACCGATATATTTGAGCAAATTACATTTTATTAATTCGTATACGAAACAAAACTTACTTTAGCGGCGTTGATAAGTTCGTCAGCCAAGCATTCGGCAATGGTTTTGATATTTCTGAATGCAGCCTCACGTGCTCCAGTGCACAGCAACCATATGGCCTAGAAATATAAATGAAGATATGTTTAATACAAGTATATCAAATTTACAAAACATTTACTTAGCTCTTATTTATTAACATTATTTTAAGTTTGTATTGAAACAACTTAACACGTGATTGTTCCTTAGCAAAGCACctacaaaatcttaaattttgttcTAGTCCAAAAGCATAACTCAaagttttataaacaaaaattgagCAATAATCTGGACAcaaataattatattatataGTGTACCTTTATTTTATACAACAAGAGCGTTAGATACTTTTTGCCTTTATGTGTAATATATGTATAATGGTGAACAATTTTATATAGCCTAATGTTATTGCCTTGGAAAAGTTTTTAATTCTATTTCAAGGTATTGTTTTAGGCGCTGCATAAAGTAATTACTGTCTCACGTAACTTACTTGGTTGACACGACGCAAAGGCGAAACATCGACGGCCTGACGACGTACAGTACCAGCACGTCCAATACGTGTCGAATCTTCACGGGGTCCAGAGTTGATGATGGCGCTAACAAGAATCTGAAATATTAATCTGATTAAAACATTAATTTCAATGAAGGGGGGAAACCTGTAAAGTACTCCTGGATATAAATATTATACAACAATATTTACAATATATTTGGAATATCTTTGTTGATTTGCGTCCCATTCTACCTGATCGCAAGTTATTTTATTTCCCCTACAACAGTTTAGCATAGGACGTATACGTACTTATTTCAATATACTTAACGCATACCAACATACAATTAAAAATCCTAGGTGTTTACCTGCAGTGGATTCTCACCCGTCAACAGGTGGATGATCTCAAAGGAGTGTTTCACAATACGGCAGGCCATCAATTTTTTACCATTGTTACGACCCTTCATCATCAAAGAATTTGTCAAGCGTTCCACAATAGGACATTGTGCTTTGCGGAAACGCTTTGCAGCATAACGACCAGCAGAATGTGGCAAATAGCGCGCAAATTTCTCCTTAACAGAGATGTAATCTTGCAACGAGATATCATTCACGGTCACATCGTCGCACGACCAACGACCAAAAAGCTTGATTTCAGGTAGTTCAGTGGTGGCAACAACATTTGTCTCTAATAAAGTCTCAACGCCTTCGGTTTCGATTACAGGTTGCTCATCGAAACTCTCAACAATATTTTCATCAACATCCTCCATCCTACAATAAAAACATATTCAGTTTATACAAATATTTGCAAAGCTAACTAAAATTGGAAAATAAACATTTGGAATGTTGGTTTTACTTTATTAAGATTTATATCTTCTAGCCGATATCCTTAAGAGGAATAGTTAACCATAAAATTAATGTAGTCCATTTGAATACCATACGAGCTCAGTATTCAGCTTGTACGAGTTTAGTTATGGACATAGTTTTGTTAATTCAACTGCGCAAAGTAAGGAAATGTTGATTATATACTTTATTAAGGAGGTTATCTTTGAACCGACGCCCTTAAGAGGAATAGTTAATCTAAATTTTGGTGTAGTCCATTTGAATACCGCACTAGCTTACAATTTTAGCTTGTACGAGTTTAGTAATGGACATATAAACGTTCTTCTGCGCCAATCGTGCAAATATTGAAACTATGTtggtattattttatttttgagacAATATCCTTGAGAGGAATTGTTAACCAAAGTTATTTCTTGCCTAAATGAGCCACTGAAGACGCGTTTACAGTTCTAGTTTTGAACTAAACTTTGAGCTGcatagaattatttttaaaaggtGTAAAATGTATCAACGTGTATACATGTAAAATGATTTTGTATGAAATAAAATTTGTCACTTCACCGAAATTTTAACCTCAAAAACTTGGTTAGCAAACCAACTGCAGAACAGTATCACATTTACGTAAGTGCACAGTTTTTAAGTGAATTACTTGTTGATTATTTATTAAACactatttttcaaatttaatataaatttactCATAAATTTCTTACTTTAAAACCTAGAAAATTTGTCTTCGCGACAGACAGCAATGGCGCTCGCCAGAAAAAGAACATGTTTGGGCAGCCTTGCCAATTTCTAAGATTTTTGTATATCCGGTTGTCATTCTTTGTTGTTATATTCAAATGtcaaaaaataagtttttctcGCTGGCAGTACAGTTCGTTCAGCGCAACGACATCACAGTtgacttatgcggcagttactcacgaacgtacgtaaaaaaaacgtgtcagctgacacgacctatcttatgagtgtgcaatgtaaacgaaaactcaccgacgtgcaacgcccgtacgtacgtagcccggaacgtagaaatcaaaacaattttgattttttccgtaagaacgtgtcagctgatcgctctctcactagacagagttgcctagtaaacttttgtgcgctaatttttgaccgtttgcagttttatgcaaaaacacctaataacagtttgaaaaattgtgaaaataattcgaaataattatgtaaaagtgctgataataaatatttaatctatttatacttatttaatatgtattccggccttttacaatatcaaaaatttaattggaaaaagttgatgtttccataagcatacatgcaaaatggtcaatggcaacagtgcttatctgtaaacaatacacacacaaatatgttatgtacatgtacacagacgcacacattgattcctacgggcttgagagttcagtcaaacgtgcttcgtacgacaaacgtccttacgtacggcacacgtcggtgggtaactgccgcattaagcgaataaaaaaaagagttaaagggcgaattaatggtgccataccataacgctaacgccataaccattccatagccaaccaattgttttctcgccatatccataacctaaaaatatttgagttggtgaatttaataacgttttgtatattttattgcttgttttggatacgttataataagagacttattttttgtggaatacgtttgtaattttttgcgttttcttcatttttatgaaattttgaagATTTTTAGGTTATTtaatcgacagttcagcgatacgaacattagcaGTAGGTGCATAATTACCAGAAATCCCCAGAATACATATGATCCGTTACACTATGTTTATGCTCATTTTGGCATATAGCATGTTCGAGCATATGAATCATTTGGTTTTTGAATGCTATCATTCGAACCACGAAAATTTTGATGACATTGCAAAATTTTGACtgatttttattaatttcaatattaaacggtaaaaatataattaaattaactcAATACAAACAATAACCCACCCAATGACCGACCTTTTCGTGAATTTGTAGAACGCGAGGTTGATTTACGCAtttataatgtttatttataCTTACCGTACTTGAGTTTTGGGCataacggctgaattctgtaattcagtctcatatcaaatctctaaatttgagattttcctttagagacaatttttgtgacttgagatgatttcggtattcagtaaacgaaagtcacaaaaacattTCACCATATcgacgaaattcaccaaaatgacaatttattcATACAtttaacaaataatatagcacTGCCTTTTGTCAACGTAACCTtgggtggtattgtggctgagcttgctaAAACGCCGatcacaatttttatagaaaatcccagagtgtgtaggttcgaatctcagcggcgccacttagagttcgatgtttttttttaagtattttctgttttttaattttttctatgctttttttaattttaggaataaaaaaaatatatttaaaagcgcttttcgcaaataattttcatactttttctgaaattttcacgtttgtgatctgtcccggcccagctcacaaattagtgattgcttttgtgtggctggagacgcgagacagatTACAGAATGGCAAACTGTCTCAAAATTGATTTTCACCCCaattaagcccccattactgatacttagcatagacttgacttgacttggcaacttagccacgattatactccacttggcgcataaaatctggcatcataatcagcgttgaaatttatttttaaataaatgtcaatttgtatgacaaaatgtcaaaatgaaatggaaacaaacaaatggcttctcaaaatataaacgtcacttataacttacatagaaaatcaaaattcaacagacttctaagtcaagttaagttttgagtaatcagtaacatgcaatgttcatttaacagaactgtaagtgacagttcgcaagccaagtcaagtctgtgctaagtatcagtaatggagcctttagtctctaatagtgactagagacggcttactgaattcagctgtaaaTATATTTATCTTTTCTGACAAAATGAGTATCGTGTTTAACCCTAGAACACTAATGTTAGTCGAATCGACTAACATCACTTGCATTTAgctaactatttttttatttactttactgAACACTTGCTACTCTCGTGTATGCTCAGTAGCCGATGTTGTCTTGTCGCGAATGGTCGCATAGCACCAGTAGGAAcgtttttatttgaaatattcaGCTCTTGTACGTCCGATCGACTACCAATTAGTGGTAATGTAACTTTTAGcattaatttttgaaatatgtgtGTTAGATATATtgaagatgaagtaattattaacgGGGCGATATTTATCATAGGATGAAAAATGAGTTTCAAAAAAGGCTTGACTgaagaatttataaaaaaatgtttggaagaATGTGATGAAAGCGACATAGAGGAACCTAATTGTAGTGACTACGAAGATACTTTAGAAGTCGAGGAGATAGAGGAACCTAATTGTAGTGACTACGAAGATACTTTAGAAGTGGAAGAACATGTTGATTCGGATGATAACGTTGATTCAGACTTAGAGTATCAAGCAGAGGAAGGTTTAGATAATGACGATCATCCAGTGGTGAAAAATTCACTAATCAATTAacagattcttcaaaaataatcAGGTTTACTAAAAAAGTGATCCGTGGTAAAAACAaacatgtatggagtactcaaAAGCCTAAAACTGCAGCCAGACAGGCAGCTATGAATATTGTTCACAAGCCACAGGGCCCTACACGACAAAGTAAAGGAATAACTGATCCATTATTatgatttaaattatttttgacgGATGAAATATCCGACGAAATTGTAAAATGGACCAACGTAGAAATCGAGATGACACAATCAAACTATGAAAAAACCACTGCCACTCAgagaaaaactgaaaaagatGAAATACAGGCATTTGTGGGATTATTAGTATTGTCAGCTGCACTTAAAGATAACCACCTAAATGTAAATGAATTGTTGGTTCATCTTTTTCCGGTAACAGGCATGTTACTACAATGAGTAAAGCTAGATTCGAATTTTTGACACACTGTCTACGGTTTGATGACAAATCTGAAAGACTAAGATATATAAGCGATGATAAATTTACGCCAATAAGAAAAGTTTGGGAAGTATTTATTGAAAATTGTCGCAGAAATTATGACGCAGGCATATACGTCACAATTTATTGAGCGTCTGGAGTCGAGTTAACCGCCAACGCTTAAAAAACcaatctagtattatttactaggaattATAAGGTCCTTTATTTaactaagcctaagcttggaggggtaatcctgcaagaaaaatatagcacaaagtatctaggagttatactagatgtTAAGTCGTCGtcgaaactccatgtggaagagagagcgacgaaagcctccgcggcactctatgcatgcaagaggaagctaggatgcacgtggggcctatcacccaaactctctcattgggtatttacggcaattgtcaaacccatactgtATTaaggggttcttgtttggtggacagccacacaaaaaagtacttaTACCAAAAAAACTGTagagggtatgcagattatcaatgattagcataacgggagccttaaaaactacc is a genomic window of Eurosta solidaginis isolate ZX-2024a chromosome 4, ASM4086904v1, whole genome shotgun sequence containing:
- the RpS5a gene encoding small ribosomal subunit protein uS7A; amino-acid sequence: MEDVDENIVESFDEQPVIETEGVETLLETNVVATTELPEIKLFGRWSCDDVTVNDISLQDYISVKEKFARYLPHSAGRYAAKRFRKAQCPIVERLTNSLMMKGRNNGKKLMACRIVKHSFEIIHLLTGENPLQILVSAIINSGPREDSTRIGRAGTVRRQAVDVSPLRRVNQAIWLLCTGAREAAFRNIKTIAECLADELINAAKGSSNSYAIKKKDELERVAKSNR